The Leucothrix mucor DSM 2157 DNA window AACCGCGCCTGATTTAGCCGAAAACGCAGCGGTTGTTCCTGTTGAAATATCATCTGAGCTGGAAGGCGTCACCGAGATTGTTATTTTGATTGCGAATAATCCAACCCCTTATGCGGCAAAGTTTGCAATCGGCGAAGGGTCGGATGCATTGGTCAAGTGCCGCTTCAAAATGGGTGAGAGTAGTGATGTGATTGGCATTGTGAAAGCAGGCGATAAATATTACGGCGCTAAGAAGGCGGTTAAAGTAACTAAAGGCGGCTGCGGCGGTTAAGGGCTAAAGG harbors:
- the soxY gene encoding thiosulfate oxidation carrier protein SoxY, translating into MKRRTFLRNTLAVSAAGAALGTGLVAPGVALADDEPVNPFKVGTLEEALKAAGAEGYEETDKVVVTAPDLAENAAVVPVEISSELEGVTEIVILIANNPTPYAAKFAIGEGSDALVKCRFKMGESSDVIGIVKAGDKYYGAKKAVKVTKGGCGG